In uncultured Desulfuromonas sp., the genomic stretch CAACGCCACCAGAATGCGGCGCTGGCGCATGGCGCTCTGAACTTCGTCGAGTGTTTGCAACGAGTATTCAATAGAGAAATAGCTCGAACCGTCAAATTGACTGACCAGATCACGACTTTGTGGCGACATGGAGCGATCAATCACAGCCGTCGGCACCTGATTGAGGTCCATATTCAGCGCATAGGCAAACAACGCCAGCAACAGCACCGGGATGGCGACAGCCAACGCCAGACTGCGCCAATCGCGCAGAATATGGATAAATTCTTTGACCACCACGGCCTTGAGTCGCTGCAGATTAATCATCGCTACGTGCCTGTTCAATTAAACGGATAAACACATCTTCCATGCTCGGCTCTGTAACAGAGACCTGTGCGGCCACCTGCTGTTGACGGAAAAACGCTTCCATTTGCCTCTGGCCTTGCTGTGCATCACGCACCGTCACATGCAATCCTGCCCCAAACAGCGCCACATCCGTGATCTGATCAAGGTCGGCAACCGCATCCAGCCATTGCTGGGGTCGCTCTACGGCAACCTGAAGCAGCAGGCCATCATGATGCTGACTCTTTAATTGCGCCGCAGATCCGGAAGCGATCATTGCGCCGCGATAGATCAAGGCCAAACGGTCGCAATACTCAGCCTCTTCCATGTAATGGGTGCTGACAAACACGGTCACGCCGTGATCGGCCAGCTCGTTGATAATCTCCCAGAACAGCCGACGACTGGCCGGGTCCGCACCACTGGTCGGCTCATCGAGAAACACGATGGACGGTGCATGGAGAATGGCGCAGGCCAACGCCAACCGTTGCCGCCAGCCACCGGCAAGATCCGCAGTCGGTTCAGAGCGGCGTTGTTCAAGTCCGGACAATTGCAGCGCCCAATCGCGCCGCTTGGCCAGATGGGTGCCGGACAAGCCATAGATACCGCCGTAAAAGTCAATATTTTCCACCACCCGCAAATCTTCATAGAGCGAGAACTTCTGGCTCATGTAGCCAATGCGGGTTTTAATTCGCTCGCCCTGACGCTGAACATCAAAACCAGCCACCTGACCGCGCCCGGCACTGGGCGTCAACAGTCCGCACAACATGCGGATGGTCGTACTTTTTCCGGCCCCGTTCGGCCCGAGAAAGCCAAAGATCTCACCGTACGGCACATCCAGAGTAATTTTGTCGACGGCGGTAAAACTGCCAAAGGTTCGTGTCAGATCCTCCGTAATTACAGCACTGCCTTGCGGGCTGTCGATCCCCTGAGCCACCTGACTGAGCAAGGCATCTTTCTCGCTGTCCGCAGGTTGCAGGGTCATAAATATATCTTCAAGCTGGGCACGCTCCTGAACAATATTCTTGGCATCCGGTAACCAGCGACGCAGTTGAGTCATCATGGCTTGCGAGTCGTCGCAACGCACCCTGACCCGGTCGCCGTAGAGATGTATCTGGTCGGAATCAAGATGCTGCTTGAGAATCCGTGCCGACT encodes the following:
- a CDS encoding ATP-binding cassette domain-containing protein — encoded protein: MSDAWAVEARGLKKVFGPLVAVQSLALQVGRGTIYGLIGPDGAGKTTTLRMLSGLLRPDSGEAFISGFSSTSQQEQVKDRMAYMSQRFALYPDLTVDENIRFYADLYGMSGAERRERTELLLDFSTMRPFRQRRAGQLSGGMKQKLQLICALIHKPQVLLLDEPTNGVDPVSRRDFWRILYELVGEGMTIIVSTAYLDEAERCERVGLLHQGQLIREGTPAQVVEESGLHIVSVSCSRCIESARILKQHLDSDQIHLYGDRVRVRCDDSQAMMTQLRRWLPDAKNIVQERAQLEDIFMTLQPADSEKDALLSQVAQGIDSPQGSAVITEDLTRTFGSFTAVDKITLDVPYGEIFGFLGPNGAGKSTTIRMLCGLLTPSAGRGQVAGFDVQRQGERIKTRIGYMSQKFSLYEDLRVVENIDFYGGIYGLSGTHLAKRRDWALQLSGLEQRRSEPTADLAGGWRQRLALACAILHAPSIVFLDEPTSGADPASRRLFWEIINELADHGVTVFVSTHYMEEAEYCDRLALIYRGAMIASGSAAQLKSQHHDGLLLQVAVERPQQWLDAVADLDQITDVALFGAGLHVTVRDAQQGQRQMEAFFRQQQVAAQVSVTEPSMEDVFIRLIEQARSDD